From a region of the Rhinopithecus roxellana isolate Shanxi Qingling chromosome 8, ASM756505v1, whole genome shotgun sequence genome:
- the LOC104669507 gene encoding putative uncharacterized protein encoded by LINC00467 homolog, translated as MDKKSTHRNPEDAKAGKYEGKHKRKKKRKQNQNEHRSRHRSVTSFSSDDRVFPSSSSSSSGSQTDSSTEDATQGKIKKKRREKTNKWREKRKDKI; from the exons ATGGATAAGAAGTCCACTCACAGAAATCCTGAAGATGCCAAGGCTGGCAAATATGAAG GTAAACACaaacgaaagaaaaaaagaaagcaaaaccaaaacgAGCACCGATCCCGACATAGATCAGTGACATCTTTTTCTTCAGATGATCGTGTGTTTCcttcttcttcatcatcatcttcagGAAGCCAGACGGATTCGAGTACTGAAG atgCTACCCagggaaaaattaagaagaagagaagagagaaaacaaataaatggagggaaaaaagaaag